The Erigeron canadensis isolate Cc75 chromosome 4, C_canadensis_v1, whole genome shotgun sequence genome window below encodes:
- the LOC122597724 gene encoding DNA-directed RNA polymerases II and IV subunit 5A-like → MSLPDEEITKLHRVRKTCFEMLKDRGYEIEDSEINMTRKEFIDKYNGTIQREDLTFLKTKPDNSDPIYVFFPDDLKIGVKIIKNYVLRMESEKIRRAIIVVRIGMTPSAKACQAEIAGRFRVEVFQEAELLVNIRYHDLVPEHVPITEQEKVELLQKYNMKAAQIQSQFPRILHTDPIARYYGLSRGQVVKILRPIETGTSEKDKDDFDSNKRDRNAEICYVSYRVVS, encoded by the exons atGTCGTTACCGGATGAAGAGATCACGAAGCTGCATAGAGTTCGAAAAACGTGCTTTGAAATGCTGAAAGACCGTGGCTATGAGATTGAGGATTCTGAAATAAACATGACAAGAAAGGAATTCATTGACAAGTATAACGGGACCATTCAAAGGGAGGATCTTACTTTTCTGAAAACTAAACCAGACAACAGTGATCCG ATTTATGTTTTCTTTCCCGATGATCTGAAGATTGGTGTAAAGATAATCAAGAATTATGTACTTCGTATGGAAAGTGAGAAGATACGAAGAGCAATTATAGTTGTTCGAATTGGGATGACTCCTAGTGCCAAGGCATGCCAGGCTGAGATAGCAGGAAGGTTTCGAGTGGAAGTTTTCCAG GAGGCGGAGCTGCTAGTTAACATCAGATATCATGATCTTGTTCCTGAGCATGTTCCAATTACAGAACAAGAAAAGGTCGAATTGCTCCAAAAATACAACATGAAAGCAGCACAG ATCCAATCGCAGTTTCCTCGAATATTGCATACAGATCCAATTGCCAGATACTACGGGTTAAGTCGTGGTCAAGTTGTCAAAATTCTGAGACCAATCGAGACAGGAACGAGTGAGAAAGACAAGGATGATTTTGACTCCAACAAAAGAGATCGTAATGCAGAGATCTGTTATGTAAGCTACAGGGTAGTTTCCTGA
- the LOC122598218 gene encoding dof zinc finger protein DOF1.7-like has protein sequence MDHVFSDQQQNEQGEQEHLKCPRCESNNTKFCYYNNYNLSQPRHYCKNCRRYWTKGGTLRNIPVGGGTRKITKRKRTINPSSPVTMTSSPRHHQPKMEQESSSVVKYALGGNNNNNQTETVSGGFSSLLLGFGGNNNNNNMGQFGNLLMDGGNLLSSNGDGKNDDEDEDDVLIRNPLITGDNNNTSNYLSLNDAKIGGNENGEIGMGMGEWPDLSIFTQPGSSFR, from the coding sequence atggaTCACGTATTTTCCGACCAACAACAAAACGAGCAGGGGGAGCAAGAGCATCTAAAATGTCCTCGCTGCGAATCAAACAACACAAAATTCTGTTACTACAACAACTACAATCTGTCTCAGCCACGTCACTACTGTAAAAACTGCCGCCGTTACTGGACTAAAGGCGGCACCCTTCGTAACATCCCTGTTGGCGGCGGTACTCGTAAGATCACCAAACGTAAGCGCACCATCAACCCCTCATCACCCGTCACCATGACGTCATCCCCACGCCACCACCAGCCGAAGATGGAACAGGAATCATCATCTGTCGTCAAATATGCGTTAGGtggcaataataataataaccaaacGGAAACCGTTAGTGGCGGTTTTAGTTCATTGCTGTTAGGCTTTGGAGggaataacaataataataatatgggGCAGTTTGGTAATTTGTTAATGGATGGCGGTAATTTATTATCAAGTAATGGTGATGgtaaaaatgatgatgaagatgaagatgatgtgtTGATTAGGAATCCACTAATCACGGGGGACAATAATAATACTAGTAATTATCTGAGTTTGAATGATGCTAAAATTGGTGGGAATGAGAATGGAGAGATTGGAATGGGAATGGGGGAATGGCCTGATCTGTCTATTTTTACGCAACCAGGTTCGAGTTTTCGTTAA
- the LOC122598611 gene encoding RWD domain-containing protein 1-like, producing the protein MEIEALKAILMDEFEEIQPSISGLNTSNPCFQIKLCLKEDETDSIDSVQLGFIFSHTEKYPDEIPLLNLKSIKGTQISDLKVLKEKLEQEASENLGMAMIYTLVTSAKEWLAQRFAQDTNNDNMQEAVAAKDEITVPHGEPVTIETFLAWREKFEAEMALERAKLLPESALAGTKEKKITGKEWFLSGRASTKRAAPIIEGSNDEDEDDFDIDVEVDEEDMLDHYLSEKLESSNQTSA; encoded by the exons ATGGAAATCGAGGCTTTAAAGGCCATCCTAATGGATGAGTTTGAAG AAATTCAACCTAGCATAAGTGGATTGAACACCTCTAATCCATGTTTCCAAATCAAGTTATGCCTTAAG GAGGATGAGACTGATTCAATCGATTCAG TTCAATTAGGGTTCATTTTCTCACATACAGAGAAATATCCGGATGAAATTCctcttttaaatttgaaaag TATAAAAGGAACTCAAATATCGGATCTCAAAGTTCTGAAAGAAAAGCTTGAACAAGAG GCATCTGAGAATCTTGGAATGGCTATGATTTACACTCTAGTTACCTCAGCTAAAGAATGGCTTGCTCAAAGATTTGCTCAAGACACTAACAATGACAATATGCAAGAAGCGGTGGCAGCTAAGGATGAG ATAACTGTACCGCATGGAGAACCTGTCACCATTGAGACTTTTTTGGCATGGAGAGAAAAATTTGAAGCAGAAATGGCACTTGAGAGAGCCAA GTTGTTGCCAGAATCGGCCCTTGCAGGAACTAAAGAGAAGAAAATTACCGGCAAGGAGTGGTTTCTAAGTGGAAGAGCTTCTACG AAACGTGCAGCACCAATTATTGAAGGGtccaatgatgaagatgaagacgaTTTTGATATTGATGTCGAAG TTGATGAGGAGGACATGCTTGATCACTACCTATCTGAGAAACTAGAATCATCTAATCAGACGTCGGCTTGA